Proteins encoded within one genomic window of Psilocybe cubensis strain MGC-MH-2018 chromosome 2, whole genome shotgun sequence:
- a CDS encoding Repressor ROX1, whose amino-acid sequence MSLDQDQKVDIEDVEEDDMPPLVDDSNPNYTFFSGMTPLSFTSTSAPTASQDSNPQPSRSLVSSLPASPITPDESTSSFSMSMSQPRPHGKRRDPSYIPRPPNAFILFRCAFIKEQNVPGKVEGNHSRLSKIIGLCWKQLSPEEREKWEAKAVIAQAEHRAHYPDWRFRPGANALAKLKIQDGTSSVTSRRRSVRSRAGKTSASPEVDDDDGVALADTKGKGKEKGRAKAKSSRMLSMEETRCAKIAGFVAEGIRGQELEVAVKEWEGDHKIPKANPRVVKPKGRASQGSTAGPSRKKSSSTTTGVQVSTKHSPSNSPEIPSFTPNPWTPESDTGAQSTLEPLPSKTLTTDAAGNGVLSSVPLTHMFKRALSAPLADVPLQDQYSPGQSNVSSAGNSPSSAEPSPNVQWRSFRSPMSQELTPRTHNHSRRDTISIPLQPNSSVEMSHPQQLTWQEAENQRRIEELRGPDSWWPQRSSSDSSQLSFSNRVHCQPQTVSARLNDDGMGYDASQGTNQFDRGYLERLGQYERVPDESQQVEWRHLNPDTNRQGLVALIEDPYKDDCVDPSSASSNSIPTLSLPSLSNSNYYHSPISPQSPTTVPSSSFSTLTGWAGEFRNNNMDMKPWLTDPETNHPSRSWYSGESSLSMVTGRPDLHRPQLAIDPDDWDRIEYRTASDLHLSVEPPPRQLDFIGELRRAQGGAA is encoded by the exons ATGTCCCTCGATCAGGACCAGAAAGTGGACATTGAGGATGTCGAGGAGGACG ACATGCCACCGCTGGTTGATGATTCAAACCCTAATTACACGTTTTTCTCTGGAATGACGCCTCTTTCTTTTACATCGACATCGGCGCCCACCGCCTCACAGGACAGCAATCCACAGCCTTCTAGGTCTCTCGTTTCTAGTCTACCAGCATCTCCTATAACCCCAGACGAATCGACGTCATCATTCTCGATGTCCATGTCCCAACCCCGTCCTCACGGGAAACGACGTGATCCTTCATATATCCCACGACCTCCTAACGCGTTCATTCTCTTCCGCTGCGCGTTTATCAAGGAGCAGAACGTGCCAGGAAAGGTCGAAGGCAACCATAGCAGACTTTCTAAAATTATTG GCCTGTGTTGGAAACAACTGTCTCCTGAAGAACGAGAGAAATGGGAAGCTAAAGCTGTTATCGCTCAGGCTGAGCATCGTGCCCATTATCCCGACTGGCGTTTCAGGCCTGGTGCGAACGCCCTTGCTAAACTCAAAATTCAAGATGGTACCAGCTCGGTAACGTCACGGCGACGGAGTGTCCGTAGTCGTGCGGGCAAAACTTCGGCCTCTCCTGAAgtcgatgatgacgacggtGTTGCGTTGGCAGATACCAAGGGaaaagggaaggagaagggcAGGGCGAAGGCAAAGTCTTCACGTATGCTTTCCATGGAAGAGACTCGGTGCGCAAAGATTGCGGGATTTGTCGCAGAGGGTATCAGGGGCCAAGAGCTCGAAGTTGCTGTGAAGGAATGGGAAGGAGACCATAAGATCCCCAAGGCGAATCCGCGGGTAGTCAAGCCAAAAGGCCGAGCTAGCCAGGGTTCTACTGCAGGGCCTTCGCGCAAGAAGTCAAGTTCAACAACGACCGGAGTTCAGGTCTCCACCAAACATTCCCCCAGCAACTCTCCTGAGATTCCATCCTTCACCCCAAACCCCTGGACACCTGAATCCGACACCGGTGCCCAATCTACTCTAGAGCCCTTGCCGAGTAAAACCTTGACTACCGATGCTGCAGGGAACGGTGTCCTTTCCAGCGTACCTTTAACACACATGTTCAAGCGTGCGCTGTCTGCCCCATTGGCCGATGTGCCCTTGCAGGACCAATATTCCCCCGGACAGTCGAATGTCTCCTCGGCAGGTAACTCGCCATCGTCAGCGGAGCCTAGTCCGAATGTCCAATGGCGTTCCTTCAGATCTCCCATGTCCCAAGAGCTGACCCCAAGGACTCACAATCATTCTCGGCGCGACACGATCTCGATACCATTACAACCAAATTCTTCTGTTGAAATGTCCCATCCACAACAACTCACTTGGCAGGAAGCAGAGAATCAGCGACGAATTGAGGAATTGCGTGGCCCAGATTCGTGGTGGCCCCAACGGTCATCTTCAGATAGCTCTCAGCTCAGTTTCTCTAATCGCGTACACTGCCAACCGCAGACTGTCTCTGCGAGGCTCAACGACGATGGGATGGGATATGATGCATCTCAGGGAACAAACCAGTTCGATCGAGGATATTTGGAG CGGCTCGGACAATATGAGCGCGTGCCAGATGAAAGCCAACAAGTGGAATGGAGACATTTAAACCCTGACACAAATCGGCAAGGTCTAGTTGCTCTCATCGAAGACCCATACAAAGATGACTGTGTCGATCCATCTTCTGCATCATCCAATTCTATTCCAACACTGTCACTTCCATCGCTATCTAATAGCAACTATTATCATAGCCCTATATCCCCGCAGTCACCTACTACTGTTCCGTCATCTTCTTTCTCTACACTTACAGGCTGGGCCGGCGAGTTCAGGAATAACAATATGGACATGAAACCTTGGTTAACAGATCCCGAAACCAATCATCCGTCCCGATCCTGGTACTCAGGCGAATCTTCCCTTAGCATGGTCACTGGCCGCCCTGATCTCCATCGTCCTCAGCTGGCAATTGACCCAGACGATTGGGACCGTATTGAATATAGAACGGCGAGCGACCTTCACCTTTCCGTTGAGCCTCCTCCTCGACAATTAGACTTCATCGGCGAACTTCGTCGTGCTCAAGGTGGCGCAGCCTAA
- a CDS encoding Heat shock 70 kDa protein 12B gives MALPPRMTYNGLSRKLVLAIDIGTTFSGVSYSILDPGQIPEIRGVNRYPGQESVGGDLKIPTILWYDQEGVVKAAGAEATREGIAIQVEEEQWVKCEWFKVYFRPGETVSPEDQKVPPLPSGKTLLDVFADFLRYIVECAKTYIIETHANGKTLWDSFTTDIDYVLTHPNGYEGPQQKIMRQAAILAGLVPDLDTAEIRVQLLTEGEASLHYCIQSGLTSDALKDDNGVMIVDAGGGTIDISSYTRNEDTFEEIAVPQCIYNGSVFVTNRARSYFQDLLAGSRFSDDVGVITEKFDKKTKLGFRNDEDDCWIQFAAVKEKDAELGIRSGQLKVSGQDVASFFEPSISDIVVAINDQIFSSQTTIAAVFLVGGFAASDWLFSQVKERLDIMGIEATRPDSHLNKAVAHGAVSYYLDHRVTTRVAKYTYGIPCGIPYDEENEEHIQRSSMKYQSASGAWYIPGGFDVILPRGTQVSESREFRRAFGRSRKDLNSLRTMSTSLMCYHGNIDTPKWVDTEPGMFTSMCSIKADLDDLAKTLKPRTVTNKDGREDVYYAINFDIALLFGLTEFKASVIWQENTVFYAISDVANLIFM, from the exons ATGGCATTACCTCCTCGTATGACGTACAATGGACTTTCGCGCAAGCTCGTCCTAGCCATTGATATTGGGACAACATTTAGTGGGGTGTCTTATAG CATCCTTGATCCTGGTCAGATACCCGAGATACGAGGGGTAAATAG ATACCCCGGTCAAGAAAGTGTCGGCGGTGATCTCAAGATCCCAACAATTTTGTGGTACGATCAGGAAGGGGTTGTCAAAGCAGCGGGTGCAGAGGCTACCCGGGAAGGCATCGCAATCCAAGTTGAGGAGGAACAATGGGTCAAATGCGAATG GTTCAAGGTTTATTTTCGTCCAGGAGAAACTGTATCGCCTGAGGATCAAAAGGTGCCTCCGCTCCCGTCAGGAAAGACATTGTTGGATGTGTTTGCCGACTTTCTTCGATACATCGTGGAATGTGCAAAAACCTACATCATAGAGACACACGCTAATGGCAAGACCTTATGGGATAGCTTTACAACCGACATCGACTATGTTTTGACTCATCCCAATGGGTATGAGGGACCTCAACAGAAAATCATGCGCCAGGCTGCAATACTTGCTGGACTCGTCCCCGATTTAGATACAGCTGAGATCCGCGTCCAACTCCTCACGGAAGGGGAAGCGAGCCTGCACTACTGCATCCAAAGCGGGCTGACATCTGACGCTTTAAAG GACGATAATGGTGTCATGATTGTGGACGCCGGCGGAGGAACAATTGACATTAGCTCCTACACCCGGAATGAAGACACATTTGAGGAAATCGCGGTCCCACAAT GCATTTACAATGGTTCAGTGTTTGTCACCAATCGTGCACGTAGTTACTTCCAAG ACCTTCTGGCTGGCTCACGGTTCAGCGACGACGTCGGGGTTATCACTGAGAAATTTgacaagaaaacaaaattaggATTCAGgaacgatgaagatgattgCTGGATCCAATTCGCAGCggtcaaagaaaaagatgctGAGTTAGGTATACGTTCGGGCCAGCTCAAGGTATCTGG ACAAGATGTTGCATCGTTCTTTGAACCTTCAATCTCGGACATTGTTGTCGCAATTAATGATCAAATTTTCTCCTCCCAAACTACCATCGCA GCTGTTTTCTTAGTGGGGGGTTTTGCTGCAAGCGATTGGCTGTTTTCTCAGGTCAAGGAACGATTGGACATAATGGGAATTGAGGCAACTCGGCCAGACAGTCATCT GAATAAGGCTGTTGCACATGGTGCTGTATCTTACTATCTTGACCATCGCGTTACTACAAGAGTGGCGAAGTATACGTATGGCATACCCTGTGGGATTCCTTATGATGAAGAGAATGAAGAGCATATTCAGCGGTCTTCCATGAAATATCAATCTGCCTCTGGGGCTTGGTATATTCCTGGAGGATTTGATGTCATCTTGCCTCGG GGTACGCAAGTCTCCGAAAGTAGGGAATTTCGGAGAGCGTTcggaagaagcagaaaagaTCTCAATTCACTTCGAACTATGTCTACTTCCTTGATGTGTTATCACGGAAACATCGATACTCCTAAATGGGTTGACACTGAACCTG GAATGTTTACTTCCATGTGTTCGATCAAAGCTGACCTGGACGATCTCGCTAAAACACTCAAACCTCGAACTGTAACAAATAAAGATGGACGGGAGGACGTATACTACGCAATTAACTTTGACATAGCACTGTTATTTGGACTCACTGAATTCAAAGCTAGTGTGATATGGCAGGAAAAC ACTGTGTTCTATGCCATCTCGGACGTAGCAAATCTAATCTTTATGTAG